In one Dermochelys coriacea isolate rDerCor1 chromosome 20, rDerCor1.pri.v4, whole genome shotgun sequence genomic region, the following are encoded:
- the PFDN5 gene encoding prefoldin subunit 5 isoform X2, producing the protein MAQQVNITELTLPQLEVLKNQLDQEVEFLSSSIAQLKVVQTKYVEAKDCLSVLNKSNEDSRQCPRFLQEEDRLSDQTDGENSAGTAGKTCHETSCDGNDESEDPAANGHGGFTGCSNEGIAFGFGSPGPACRALTVAFCSLTSRVLKSPTKQLGPKPLRCQREASVVCAGGCYVRAVSSVQTWWKVFPFCIWQVISMCKIN; encoded by the exons ATGGCGCAGCAGGTGAACATTACGGAGCTGACACTGCCGCAGCTCGAGGTGCTGAAGAACCAGCTGGACCAG GAAGTAgagttcctctcctcctccatcgCCCAGCTCAAGGTGGTGCAGACCAAGTATGTGGAAGCCAAGGACTGTCTGAGTGTGCTCAACAAAAGCAACGAAG ACAGCAGACAATGCCCGAGATTTCTTCAAGAGGAAGATAGACTTTCTGACCAAACAGATGGAGAAAATTCAGCCGGCACTGCAGGAAAAACATGCCATGAAACAAG CTGTGATGGAAATGATGAGTCAGAAGATCCAGCAGCTAACGGCCATGGGGGCTTCACAGGCTGCAGCAATGAAGGCATAGCCTTTGGCTTTGGTTCCCCGGGCCCCGCATGCCGCGCCTTGACGGTGGCATTTTGTTCTCTTACGAGCAGAGTCTTAAAATCACCGACAAAGCAGCTGGGGCCAAAACCATTGCGGTGCCAACGGGAGGCATCGGTTGTTTGTGCTGGTGGCTGTTATGTGCGTGCAGTGTCTTCAGTGCAAACCTGGTGGAAGGTCTTCCCCTTTTGTATATGGCAGGTGATATCAATGTGCAAGATAAATTAA
- the PFDN5 gene encoding prefoldin subunit 5 isoform X1 — protein sequence MAQQVNITELTLPQLEVLKNQLDQEVEFLSSSIAQLKVVQTKYVEAKDCLSVLNKSNEDVRPWEAFRRWPCAGRRGDRLLRRKDSRQCPRFLQEEDRLSDQTDGENSAGTAGKTCHETSCDGNDESEDPAANGHGGFTGCSNEGIAFGFGSPGPACRALTVAFCSLTSRVLKSPTKQLGPKPLRCQREASVVCAGGCYVRAVSSVQTWWKVFPFCIWQVISMCKIN from the exons ATGGCGCAGCAGGTGAACATTACGGAGCTGACACTGCCGCAGCTCGAGGTGCTGAAGAACCAGCTGGACCAG GAAGTAgagttcctctcctcctccatcgCCCAGCTCAAGGTGGTGCAGACCAAGTATGTGGAAGCCAAGGACTGTCTGAGTGTGCTCAACAAAAGCAACGAAG ATGTACGTCCCTGGGAAGCTTTCCGACGTTGGCCATGTGCTGGTAGACGTGGGGACAGGCTACTACGTAGAAAAG ACAGCAGACAATGCCCGAGATTTCTTCAAGAGGAAGATAGACTTTCTGACCAAACAGATGGAGAAAATTCAGCCGGCACTGCAGGAAAAACATGCCATGAAACAAG CTGTGATGGAAATGATGAGTCAGAAGATCCAGCAGCTAACGGCCATGGGGGCTTCACAGGCTGCAGCAATGAAGGCATAGCCTTTGGCTTTGGTTCCCCGGGCCCCGCATGCCGCGCCTTGACGGTGGCATTTTGTTCTCTTACGAGCAGAGTCTTAAAATCACCGACAAAGCAGCTGGGGCCAAAACCATTGCGGTGCCAACGGGAGGCATCGGTTGTTTGTGCTGGTGGCTGTTATGTGCGTGCAGTGTCTTCAGTGCAAACCTGGTGGAAGGTCTTCCCCTTTTGTATATGGCAGGTGATATCAATGTGCAAGATAAATTAA
- the PFDN5 gene encoding prefoldin subunit 5 isoform X3 produces MAQQVNITELTLPQLEVLKNQLDQEVEFLSSSIAQLKVVQTKYVEAKDCLSVLNKSNEGKELLVPLTSSMYVPGKLSDVGHVLVDVGTGYYVEKTADNARDFFKRKIDFLTKQMEKIQPALQEKHAMKQAVMEMMSQKIQQLTAMGASQAAAMKA; encoded by the exons ATGGCGCAGCAGGTGAACATTACGGAGCTGACACTGCCGCAGCTCGAGGTGCTGAAGAACCAGCTGGACCAG GAAGTAgagttcctctcctcctccatcgCCCAGCTCAAGGTGGTGCAGACCAAGTATGTGGAAGCCAAGGACTGTCTGAGTGTGCTCAACAAAAGCAACGAAG GGAAGGAGCTGCTAGTCCCGCTAACCAGCTCT ATGTACGTCCCTGGGAAGCTTTCCGACGTTGGCCATGTGCTGGTAGACGTGGGGACAGGCTACTACGTAGAAAAG ACAGCAGACAATGCCCGAGATTTCTTCAAGAGGAAGATAGACTTTCTGACCAAACAGATGGAGAAAATTCAGCCGGCACTGCAGGAAAAACATGCCATGAAACAAG CTGTGATGGAAATGATGAGTCAGAAGATCCAGCAGCTAACGGCCATGGGGGCTTCACAGGCTGCAGCAATGAAGGCATAG